Below is a window of Prosthecochloris sp. GSB1 DNA.
TACGCCAACAGGTTCAGGGCGGAGCACGAGTCCCTGTCGCGGGGAGATATCGACCTTGACCTTCTGATGACCGGTTTCGACGACTTTCTCCGTGAGGAACGTTTCCTCTACCGTACTGTGGCGGAACTGCAGCTCGACGACGTGAAATCCGCGCTCGGCGACAAGCCCGGGAAGGAAACGTCACGGGCCCTGGAGATTGTCGATTCGCTCGCTCTCGAGCTGTCGTCCGCCGCGTCGAGAGAACGGGCCGGGGAATCGGAGCAGATAGCGCTCGCTCTCGAGCAGGAGATCCTTCGTCATTACGATGAGGATGCGGCGCAGAGAAGGCGGATCGAACGGGATCCTGTCGTGAAAAAAGCGATTGACATTCTCCGCGATCCCATAGCCTATCGCAGGCTTCTCACCCCCTGAGAGCGGCCTGTCGGTTTTCCATCCGCTTTATTCTGCCATGAACGCCGATCACGATGAGGAGGTTGCTGATCGTCAGCAGGCTTTCGGCCGCGCCGTGCAGCAGGTCGTCGTGAGACAGCGTCGGGTAAGCCCTCAGTTCTGTCGAGAGGTACATGAAGCCTACCGTCACGCTGATGAATACCAGCACGAACCAGAAACCGAAAATCATCAGGCCGGGAAACAGTTCCGGGTCGCGTTTTCTGATGACGAGCAGACTGATGAGGAAGCAGAGGTAGACGACGCTCGAAATCTGCAGGATCGCGTCGAAAACATCTTCACCCATGAACGACTGAGGGCGCGCGATCAGGAGCAGTCCGAGTGAAGCCATGATGCCTTCCGCGCTGCCGGTTTTTATGGTTTTCAGGATTCCGAGGGATGCGGAAAGCAGGAATATGCTGCCGAAAAGATTGACCGTTTCGGAAAGATCGAGCAACAGGGGGATTGTGTCTCCGCTGACGTGGTAGGCAAGGACGAACCAGCTTCCGATCCAGTGCGGGATCATGAACAGCCCGAAGCGCCGGACATCCTTTCTGCCGATCAGTGTCCCGTAGCGGTACAGAAGAAGGGCGGCGATGCCCCACTCAATCGACGACGAGATGTGGATAAGCCAGTTCGGCAGCGAAAGCAGCATTCAGGAGCCCTTGGTCAGGTGGTAAATGTTTTTCATGAAGATTTTCATCTGCACGCTCCACGGTGCGGGGATCATTTTCTTGTAGAGGTAGGAATCGAAGGTGATCCGTTGTACGTCGGTGTCCTCGCAGATCGCAACGAAACTCTCCCGGACACGGTCGTTCTTGTAATAGACCGACTGGAGCACCTGCAGGCCGAAGAAGATCTGCGCATAGAGTTTGCGGAACGTTTTCTCGTAGTTGCGAAGCGGCCGGTCGTTCTTTATCCGTTCGATCATGGCTTCGGCGCCCAGCCTGCCCGAGCGCATTGCGAAGAAGATGCCCTCGCCGTTTGCCGGCGTGACCAGTCCCGCGGCGTCGCCGACGAGTATGGCTCGTTGCTGGGTAAAGGATTTTCTGGGTTTCATCGGGATTTTCGCGGCTTCGTCGAGGTATGGCGTTTCCGTTATGCCGATTTTTTCGACGAACCGGCGTTGCAACTCCCTGAGATTGTGCTTGCGGAACTCGGTTCCTGTGCCGATTGCGATATGGTCGGTTTTGGGAAAGATCCAGCCGTAAAAGTCGGGCGAGACTTCGCCGTCGAACCAGATTTCCACCAGTTCCTCGTAGGGTTTCAGCTCGTCGCAGTAGCCAAAGCGCTGTTGCATGGCGATAACCTGCAATTCATTGGCCGGAAACCCCAGCGCTTCCGCGGTTCTGGAGTTCGCCCCGTCCGCTCCGATGATGAACGACGCCTCTACCGGTGGCAGGCCTTTCGATAGATGAATGGTATAGCCGCCGTTTTCGGAAGCAATGTCCTTTACGAGAGCTTCTATGACGTCCGATCCATAGCGTTTCGCCTTGTCGCGCAGGTAACTGTCGAAACGTTCCCTTCGCACCATTCCAACGTAGCCGTTAGGCATTTCCATGGAGATCATGCGCCCTTTCGGCGAACGGACGCTCATGCTCGAAAGCTTTTTTTCGATCAGCGGTTCGGGAATGTTGAACTCTTCTATGAGTCCGAGGGGTATGGCCCCGCCGCAGGGTTTGACGTTTTCCAGGTTCCGTTCTATAAGGACTGTTGAAATGCCTGACCTGGCCAGGTCGGCCGCTGCGACGGCTCCTGAAGGACCGCCTCCGATGACTGCCACATCATAACGCATAGTGTAGAACTGTCGGTTGCTTTTGCTGTTCTGTCGTAATCATGTCAAGTTGGCGTAGAGAAACTCCTTGACTTTCGATATCCCGATTCTTTCCTGCGCCGCCGTGTCGCGGTGGCGGACCGTTACGGTTTCGTCTTCCAGGGTCTGGTGGTCGACCGTGACGCAGAAAGGCGTGCCGATTTCATCCTGACGACGGTACCGCTTGCCGATCGAGCCGGCGTCGTCGTACTGGACGAGAAAATCACCCGCCAGAGCATCGCGTAATCCCGCGGCCTTTTCTCCCATTTCACCCTTCTTCATGAGCGGAAGCACGGCGGCCTTGACCGGTGCGATTTTCGGCGAGAATTTCAGCATGACTCGCTGTTCGCCGTCGACCACGTCCTCGTTATAAGCGTCGCAGAGCAACGCGAGAAAGAGGCGGTCGCAGCCGGCCGAGGTCTCCACGACATAGGGAATGTAGCGTTCGTTGGTTGCCTGGTCTATGTACTCCATGTTCTTGCCCGAGAACTCCTGGTGCTGCTTCAGGTCGAAATCGGTCCTCGAGTGGATACCTTCAATCTCCTCTATTCCGAAAGGAAAGGCGAATTTAATGTCGTAGGCGAGATCAGCGTAATGGGCGAGCTTGTCGTGACGGTACCAGTGCAGTTTTTCCTGACCTATTCCCAGGCGCTCGACATACCAGTTGAATCGCTCCTCGCGCCACGCTTCGAAGGCTTCCTCCTGGGCGCCCGGTTTGACGAAATACTGCATCTCCATCTGTTCGAACTCGACCATGCGGAAGATGAAGTTTCCCTTCACGATCTCGTTGCGGAAAGCCTTGCCGATCTGGGCAATGCCGAACGGGACGCGCATGCGGCCCGATTCGCGGACGTTGTGGAAATTCACGAAGATTCCCTGCGCCGTTTCGGGCCGGAGATAGACGATGCCCGATGCATCGGCGAGTGCCCCCATGTTGCACTGGAACATCAGGTTGAACTGACGGACTTCCGTCCAGTCGGAAGAACCGGTGTCGGGCGCCTTGATTTCCTCGGTAATGATGATATCGTAGAACGCACGGTTCTGGTTTTCGGCTTCGGACGCCCGCTCGTAGCTGGCGCCGACCCTGTGCGCATCCTCTTCCCTGCCGTCTCTTCTCAGTTTCTCGATATGGTTTTCGATCAGGTGGTCGGCACGGTAGCGCCTTTTGGTCGTGCGGTCGTCGATCATCGGGTCGTTGAAACTCGACACATGCCCCGATGCTTCCCAGACGGTGGGGTTCATCATGATCGACGCGTCGATACCGACGATATTCTGATGCTTTCGTGTCATCGAGGTCCACCAGAGGTCCTTGACGTTCTTTTTCATCTCGCTGCCGAGCGGCCCGTAGTCGAAGCAGGACGAGAGGCCCCCGTAGATTTCGGAAGAGGGAAAAATAAAGCCGCGCCGCTTGGCCAGCGACACCAGTTTGCTCATGACTTTATCGGGAGACAGGGTCGCGTGCGCCACCCGTGCTTGATCTGGAATGTTCATCGAAACGGTCAGGAAAAATTGAGGAAAACAGGGCTCTGCCCCCGGCCAGGGACTGAAACCGAATATAATAAAACAACGGCGATTTTAACATGCGCGGCTGTTCGTCAAGATGCTGATGAACGCCGGCCGGAGTTGGTGGGGGAAATATTTTTTGGTTCAGGGCGATGGTTGAAAAAGGACTCTTGACAGGAGGGGGCCTTATTACTATATTGCCCATTAGTTATGTAGTTGGTTTTCATCCTCTGTTCATGCCTGAAAATAACGTTGTCTGGTCATGCTTCGATACAGTGATCTGATCGCCGACAGCCTGTCGCGTGTTCGTGAAATAATGCCGTGGGACCTCGTCGAACGCATCGAATGTAACCGTGATATTTTCATTCTCGACGTGCGCGAGCCCGCCGAGTTCAAGGCGATGCATATCCCCGGTTCCGTCAACGTGCCGAGAGGCGTTCTCGAGCCTGCATGCGAATGGGATTTCGAGGAAACGGTGCCGGAGCTGGTCCGGGCGCGTGACAGGGAAGTTGTGGTGGTTTGCCGGTCGGGGCGGCGCAGTGTTCTGGCCGCCGATACCATGCAGCGTCTCGGCTACCGTGACGTGCGTTCGCTGAAAACCGGTCTCAGAGGGTGGAACGATTACGAGGAGCCTCTGGAAAACGGCTCCGGAGAGTCGGTTCCGGCAGAGGATGCAGACAATTTTTTTCTTTCAAATGTCCGTCCGGACCAGAAAGCCGCTGCGCGGATCGCCTGATGGACGGCCTGGCGGAGTGCCATTTTCAAACCAAAAAAGGAGACACGGCGATGAGCGAGATCAAGAACGACATGGAGCTGAACTGCGAGGGCATGAACTGCCCCCTCCCCATTCTTAAGACCAAGAAAACCATCGACGGCATGCAGAGCGGTCAGGTTCTCAAGATGACCGCGACCGATCCAGGGTCGGTCAACGACATGGATTCCTGGGCGAGGCGCACCGGCAACGAGGTTGTCGAGCACACCGAGTCAGGCGGAGTGCATACCTATATGATCCGAAAAAAATAAGCGGCTCGCGCAGGGAGGCTGGAGAGTGAGTCGTATGCGGAAAGCGCCGGTGCCGAGGCTGATGATATCGGCCGCATCGAAGAGTTCGGGGAAGACCACGGTAAGCCTCGGTCTTCTCCGTCATTTTTCTTCGCTCGGAGAGCGGATGACGAGTTTCAAGAAGGGGCCGGACTACATCGATCCCATGTGGCACCGCAGGGCTGGTTCCTGCGAGTGCCGAAACCTCGACGCATGGATGATGGGCAAGGATGCGTGTCGGCGTTCGTTCGTATTCTCGGCGCTCGACTCTGGCGGCATTGCGCTCGTCGAAGGCAATCACGGTCTGCATGACGGCTTGGCCGTCGACGGTTCAGACAGCAGCGCGGGCATGGCCGAACTCCTGGATTTGCCGGTTCTGCTGGTTGTCGACAGCCGCAGGATGAACCGGGGCGTAGCCGCGCAGGTGCTCGGCATGCAGTTGATGCCGCCGAAAGTTCGCATCGCCGGCGTGATTCTCAATCATGTCGCCAGTTCCCGACAGGAGAGCAAGCAGCGGCATGCGATCGAAACCTACTGCGGCGTGCCCGTGCTGGGAGCCCTGCCTGCTGAAGAGGGGCTGCGCATGCCCGAAAGGCATCTCGGTCTTGTCACGGTTGACGAGGCCCTCGATGCCGAGGGATTCATCGGCAGGGCGGCAGAAATGGTGTCGCGGCACTGTGATACGCAAACCATCCGCAGGCTGTTCGACGAAGCGTCCCCGCTCGATATTCCCTTTCAGGAGGAGCTTTTTTCGGCTCCGGTTGCGCAAGGAGTGAACATAGGGGTTTTTCGCGATGCGGCATTCTGCTTCTATTACCCTGAAAACATCGAGGCGCTTCGCGCCAGGGGAGCCGAACCCGTCTTTATCGACACGTTCCGCTCGCGGTCGCTTCCCGATATCGACGGGCTCTACCTCGGCGGCGGTTTTCCCGAATCGTTTTTTCCCGAACTGAGTTCACGGACCGCCCTGCACGGGGCGGTTCGCGAGAAAGTCGAGGGAGGCATGCCCGTCTGGGCAGAGTGCGGCGGACTTGTCTATCTCTCCAGAAGTGCGGTGAGGGACGGAAAGCGGTGGCCCATGGCGGGCGTGCTGCCTCTTGACGTAGAGTATGGGCGGCGGCCGGTCGGGTGCGGCTACGTCGAGCTTGAAAGCATCGGCGACTCGCCCTGGTTTGCCGCGGGGGAGAAGGTACGGGCTCATGAGTTTCATTATTCCGGGCCGGCGCCGGGTAAGGTCCCGCCTGAATTGCAGTTTTCCGTTGCGAAGGGGTACGGTTTCGACGGCAAGGCCGACGGTATTGTCTATCGCAATCTTTTCGCCTCGTATGCGCATCTGCACGCGACCTCCACGCCGGGATGGGCGGAACGGTTCGTCGCTCTTGCACAGGCTTATCGCAACCGGGGAAGGATTGCCGTGGAGTGACACGCAACCCTTTCCCGGAGGATGATCGTTTCGGGAAAGGATTTGCATGAAAATATATTTGCGGCTATATAACTATATAGTTATATTATTTGAATTAAGTTTTACGGATGCTATTGTTCGTGTGAATCATAATAAAAGGAGAAATCATCATGCCTATCGAAGTCAACGGTGTCAGCTACGAGACTGACGAAAACGGCTACCTTGTCAACCTCGACGACTGGAACGAGGATGTGGCTGTCAAGCTTGCGGAGGGAGAAGGTGTAGAAATGAGCGAGAACGAATGGCAGATCGTCAACTTTCTGAGGAAGTACTACGACGAGTACCAGATCGCGCCGGCGGTAAAGGTGCTGACCAAGGCCATCGCCAAGGAAAACGGCATGGACAAGAAGGAGGCTTCCGAATTTCTTTACGGCATGTTTCCCAAGGGGCCGGCCCTCCAGGCGTGCAAGATCGCCGGGCTCCCGAAACCTACCGGTTGCGTCTAACCGGGCGGCCGGCAAACGTATCAGAGAATCAAAGGAGACACTATGGAAGGTGCTAATGAAGGTGCCCTGAAAGGGGCTTGCCATTGCGAGGGGTGCGGTTCCGGAGGGAACGGCGAGGGGAAGTTCCTGAATCCCACGCCTATGCTCGACCAGTTGGAGTGCGGTCCCTGGCCGAGCTTCATAACCGGCTTCAAGGAGCTGGCCCAGAGAACGGAAAAACCTATGCTGCGCGGCGTGCTCGATCAGCTCGAATACTCCTACAATACCAGGATGGGATACTGGAAGGGCGGGCTGGTTACCGTGGACGGTTACGGCGCCGGGATCATTACCCGCTACTCGATGATCAAGGACAAGTTCCCCGAGGCGGCGGAATTTCACACCATGCGCATTCAGCCGGCGCCGGGACTGCATTACAATACGAAGATGTTGCGCGAGCTGTGCGACATATGGGAGAAATACGGCAGCGGCATCATTACCCTGCACGGCCAGACGGGCGACATCATGCTGCAGGGGATCGAGCAGGACAAGGTGCAGGAGTGTTTCGACGAGCTCAACAAGAAGGGTTGGGATCTCGGCGGGGCGGGCGCGGGCATGCGCACGGGTGTTTCCTGTATCGGCCCCGGGAGATGCGACAACGCCTGCTATGACAATCTCAAGCTGCATCTCAAGGCATTGAAGCATTTCGTCGGTCAGGTGCACCGTCCAGAATGGAACTACAAGCTCAAATTCAAGTTCTCCGGTTGTCCCAACGACTGTACGAACGCCATCATGCGGTCGGATCTCGCGGTCATCGGGACCTGGCGTGACGCGATACAGGTCGATCGTGACGAAGTGAGGGCGTGGGTCGACGAAAAAGGGGTCGAGGCGCTGGTCAACAATGTCATCAATCACTGTCCGACGAAGGCGATTTCGCTCAGGGACAGTGAAATGGAGATCGAGGCGCGCGACTGCGTGCGGTGCATGCACTGTATCAACGTCATGCCCAAGGCGCTTTCTCCCGGCAGGGAAAGGGGGATTTCGCTGCTCATGGGTGGAAAGAATACGCTCAAGGTGGGTGTCAACATGGGATCGATGATCGTGCCGTTCATGAAGATGGAGAGCGACGAGGATATCGGGGAGTTCCTCGATCTGATCGAGGAGATTATCGACTGGTGGGACGACAACGGTCTCGACCACGAGCGTATCGGGGAGACCATCGAGCGAGTCGGCCTCAAGCAGTTCATCGAGGGCGCCGGTCTGGAGACCGATATCAACATGGTGTCACGCCCGCGCGACAATCCCTACTTCAAGGCTAAGTACTGATTCCGAACAGTTATTGCCGTGCCGGCGATGCTCCGGCTGCCGGCGCGAACCAAAATTATCGAAAGACATGAGCAGTCCAGAAAGAACGTGGAAGACGATCGAGTCGGGCCCTCACCCCTACGAGGAGGCGTTGCACCCGGTCGTGAGGAAAAATTACGGGAAATGGAAATACCATGAAATACCCAAACCAGGCGTGCTGAAGCACGTCGCCGAAAGCGGTGACGCCATCTATACCGTCCGTGCGGGCACGCAGCGTCAGGATACCGTGGATACAGTGCGCACCCTTTGCGATATTGCCGACAAGTATACCGACGGTTATCTTCGCTTCACCGTGCGCAACAATGTAGAATTCATTACGCCGAACGAAGAGAACGTGGAGCCGATGATCAGCGAACTCGAGTCGCTCGGTTTTCCGGTCGGCGGAACCGGCATGTGCGTTTCATCGGTTGCCCATACCCAGGGTTGGCTGCATTGCGACATCCCGGCTACCGATGCGTCGGGCGTCGTCAAATCGATGATGGACGCAGTGTACAATGAGTTCAAGGATATGCGGATGCCGAACAAGGTGCGGTTGTCCACCTCCTGCTGCTCGATCAACTGCGGCGGTCAGGCGGACATTGCCGTGGTGGTCAAGCATACCCGCCCGCCACGTATCAACCACGAGCATTTGTCGCAGATATGCGAATTGCCGAAAGCCGTTGCACGCTGTCCCGTTGCCGCGATTCGTCCCACGGTTGTCAACGGCCAGAAATCCCTGATGGTCGACGAGGCAAAATGCATCTGCTGCGGCGCCTGTTTTGGCGCGTGCCCGGCGATGGAGATCAACCATCCGGAGCATTCGAAGTTCGCCATCTGGGTCGGAGGCAAGAACAGCAACGCCCGCTCCAAGCCCTCAACCATGAGCATCGTGGCGCACAATCTTCCGAACAATCCGCCCCGCTGGCCGGAGGTTACCGACGTGATCGGCCGTATCCTCGGCGCATACAAGGAAGGCGGTCGTCCATGGGAGCGAGTGGGCGAATGGATCAACCGCATCGGCTGGAAGCGTTTCTTCGACGAAACCGGTCTGGTCTTCGACGAGGACATGATCGACAGCTACCGTCATGCAAGAACCACGTTCAACCAGTCGGCGCATGTGCGTTTTTAAGCTGAACGATAAAGGAACCAACCATGAAGGCAGAATCAAATCCGATCCTCGATTTTGCGACTGAGTACGTTTTTCCCGAGTTCAGCGAACTGACGGGAACTGACAAGATTGTCGCTTTCGGGGACCACAGTCACAAGTGCCCGGTCTATGTCCGCCAGACGCCTCCCTGTTCGGCCGAATGTCCGGCCGGCGAGGATATTCGCGGGATCAACCGATACCTGAACGGTACCGATCCGTCAGACGACCCTATGAAAGCCGCCTGGGAGACGGCCGTGGACATGAATCCTTTCCCGGCCGTCATGGGGAGAATCTGTCCCCATCCCTGCCAGGGAGCGTGCAACAGAGGCGTTCATGATGAAAGCGTCGCCATCAACGCAGTCGAGCACGCGATCGGAAACTATGGCATCGAGCAGGGTCTGGCGCTGCCCGGACCCGGCCCGGACACCGGCAAGAGGGTCGCCGTCATCGGCGGCGGCCCCGCAGGGCTTTCGGCGGCCTATCAGCTTCGGCGGAGAGGGCATGCCGTCACGATATACGACGCGAACGAGAAGCTCGGCGGCATGGTGCTCTACGGTATCATGGGATACCGCGTGGACCGCAGGATTCTGGAAACCGAGATAGGCCGGATTCTCGATCTCGGGGTCGAGACCAGGATGGGCGTGCGCATCGGTAGCGACGTGACGCTCGAGCAGCTCGAAAGCGAGTACGACGCGGTCTTCATCGGCGTCGGCGCACAGGTCGGCCGGGGGTTGCCTGTGCCGGGGTTCGAGGAAACGCCCGGAGTGACCAACGCGATCGATTTTCTTCGGAACTACGAGGTCATGGGCGACGACATTCCCATAGGCAGGCACGTGGTCGTTATCGGTGACGGCAATGTCGCCATGGATGTTGCAAGGCTCGCGCTCAGGCTGGGGTCGAAAGCCACGGTGGTTTCGGGCGTGCCGCGCGAGGACATGGCCTGTTTCGAGAACGAGTTCGAAGACGCCATGCGCGAGGGGGCGCAGATGCACTATCTTGCCGGAACGGTGGCGGTTCTCCCGAACGGAAACGGCGTCGACGGCTTGCGCTGCTCCCGCATGACGAAAAAGGAGAAAGGCGAGGAGGGTTGGAATTCCGCTATCCCGTTCCTTCGCTACAAACCGACAGGCGAGACGTTCGATATCGAGGCCGACATGGTTGTCGCCGCTATCGGCCAGACAGCCGACATGCAGGGATTCGAAAGCGTGCAGAACGGCGCGCCGTGGCTAAGGGTCGATCGTCATTTCCGTATACCCGGTCGGGAAAAGCTGTTCGGCGGAGGAGACGCCATCAAGGTCGATCTCATCACGACGGCTGTTGGGCACGGGCGCAAGGCGGCCTTGTCGATCGATGCTTTTCTGCATGGGGAGCCGATGCCCGAGCAGGGGTATCGAGAAGTGACGAAGGTCCAGAAGCAGGATGTGCTCTACTTCCTTCATGATCCGCAGGCGAAACGCGAAACCGTCGAACCGGTCGAAGTGGTCGGGAACCATGACGAGCTGCTGCTGCCGCTTTCAGCCGAGGAAACGCTCGCCGAGTCCGAACGCTGCATGAGCTGCGGGCTCTGTTTCGACTGCAAGCAATGCGTTTCTTTCTGTCCCCAGGAGGCGGTTTCCCGGTTTCGCGACAATCCGCCCGGCGAAAAGGTCTATACCGATTATTCGAAATGCGTCGGCTGCCACATATGTTCCCTGGTCTGTCCATCGGGCTATATCCAGATGGGCATGGGCGAGGGTTTATAGGTCGGTGTGCTCAACTGGAACATCAATCAGACTGTTATGATCGACGATATGATCCGGCTGATAGAGGCTGCGACAGGCGCCTCGGAACGCTGGCACGAACTGGGATGGCCCGCGACGTTCGGGCCGCGAGGTGTCGAGGTTTCCTCTCTCGCGGAGGCAGAAGCTCTCCAGCGAAACGCCGTTTATCGTGAGGAAGCCGTGAACTACTGGCGTCAGGCGAGGCTTATCGGCGCCGATACCGCCCGATCGGGAAGGCAGGCCATCGAGGCCCTGAAGGCGGGGAGGCTCGACACGGCGTGCGATGCTCTCTATCTCTGTCAGTATCTCGAAAAGCCGTTCGAGGGGCATCGCGCCATGACCTGGGAGCCGGTTTTCGAGGCTTTCAGGACGAGTCTCCTGAGCCGGATATCCTGAAAAAATCACTTAATCCTGAAAACCGTGAACATAGGAATACTTCTCAAGGAAGGGCCGTACAACCACCAGGCGTCCGATACGGCCTATAATTTCGCTGAAGCGGCCATCGCGAGAGGGCACAGGATCGATGCCGTTTTTCTCTATAACGACGGAGTGACAAACGTCTCCCGGCTATCGGACCCCCCGCAGGACGACCGGCATGTAGCCAACCGGTGGAGCGAGCTTGCCGAGAAGCACGGTTTCAAGGTGCTTGCCTGCATCGCGGCATCCAAGCGCAGGGGGATCAACGACGACATTCTGACGAAGGGCTCCGAGATCACCGGTCTCGGTACCCTGACCGACATCGCAATCCGTAACGACAGACTGGTAACCTTCGGAGACTGAACCCATGACGGAAGAAAACGCAAACATCAGGAAAATCATGCATGTGATGCGCCGTGCGCCACACGGAACGATCTATACCTACGAGGGGCTGGAGATGATTCTCATCATGGCTGCCTATGAACAGGATCTCTCGGTCGCCTTTATCGGCGACGGCGTCTATGCACTCAAAAAAGACCAGCAGACCGAAGGTATCGGCATCAAGGGATTCTCCAGGACCTTCATGGCTCTCGACGGATACGATGTCGAGAAACTTTACGTCGATGAAGCCTCGCTTGCTGAAAGAGGCCTCAGCGAGGAGGACCTTCTCGTCGACGTCG
It encodes the following:
- the tusD gene encoding sulfurtransferase complex subunit TusD → MNIGILLKEGPYNHQASDTAYNFAEAAIARGHRIDAVFLYNDGVTNVSRLSDPPQDDRHVANRWSELAEKHGFKVLACIAASKRRGINDDILTKGSEITGLGTLTDIAIRNDRLVTFGD
- the tusC gene encoding sulfurtransferase complex subunit TusC, with translation MTEENANIRKIMHVMRRAPHGTIYTYEGLEMILIMAAYEQDLSVAFIGDGVYALKKDQQTEGIGIKGFSRTFMALDGYDVEKLYVDEASLAERGLSEEDLLVDVEIMDSGAIGRLMNEQDVVIHH